The genomic region TGCGCCGTCGAGCAGGGTCAAGGGAAGGCGAGCGCAGGCTACTGCGGCGCCACCGCGCGATCGAGGTTGTCGAGCGCCGTCGTGGCCTTTGCCTTGGCCTTGTCGAGCTTCTTGCCCGCCTTGGCCTTGGTGACCTTCTTGACGGGCTTCTTGGTCTTCTTGGCGAGCTTGTCGAGCTTCGCCTTGGGATCGACGAGTACGAGCTGGGCCTTGAATTGCTTGACGTATGCCGCGAACCCACCCACGAGGTTGATGAGCTCGGTTTCCAGCGCCTTGTCGGATGCGTCGCCGGTGAGGGCGCGGAGGATCGTTCTCGCGCGCTCGATTCGGGCTTTCAGCTCGCCGTTCACGAGACAGTCGGCGACACCGTTGGGAAGCGCGACGTCGACGTCGGGCACGCCGCACCCGCAGGTGCCGGGAATCACCTTGGCGGGATCGGTGGGACACAGGTCCAGGAACTCCACTGCTCCGATGTCGCAGACGACGGTGCCGTCGCCGTTGCCGTCCGTCGGCCGGACCTGGCCCCGCTGATCGGTGGCGGGACACTCGACCGGGTTGCCGCCGTCGATCGCGGCGCTCGCAGCCGCGGGAAGGTGCGTGAACGTCGGGCCGCCGTTGTCGGCGAGCGGCCCGAGCTGCGGATCGACGGTGCGGTCGTTCGGGCCGGCGAGACCGCACGATCCGTCGGAGTCGATGTTGAAGTCGCCCGAGACGGGTAGGGCCGTTCCGGCGCAGTGGCCGCCGGCAGCTCCGCTGAGGATGGAGCTCGTGAGCGTGAGCGGGCCGGTGTCACTGAAGATCTGGCTGCCGGTTGGCGCGGCGTTGTCGCCGAACGTCAGGTTGCGGAAGGTGAGGTTCCCGAAGGCTTGGATTCCTCCGCCGCTC from Candidatus Eisenbacteria bacterium harbors:
- a CDS encoding right-handed parallel beta-helix repeat-containing protein, producing the protein STIDGNVAVQAGGLSAVGAGLMLAVANSTISNNRAVGNPGTGGGMLIGAGFPSTLTNVTVSGNAAESSGGGIQAFGNLTFRNLTFGDNAAPTGSQIFSDTGPLTLTSSILSGAAGGHCAGTALPVSGDFNIDSDGSCGLAGPNDRTVDPQLGPLADNGGPTFTHLPAAASAAIDGGNPVECPATDQRGQVRPTDGNGDGTVVCDIGAVEFLDLCPTDPAKVIPGTCGCGVPDVDVALPNGVADCLVNGELKARIERARTILRALTGDASDKALETELINLVGGFAAYVKQFKAQLVLVDPKAKLDKLAKKTKKPVKKVTKAKAGKKLDKAKAKATTALDNLDRAVAPQ